The genomic DNA CGTGATCAGCTCCACCGTCATCTCGATATTGTCTCCGGGCATCACCATCTCCGTGCCGTCCGGCAGGTGGGCAACACCCGTCACGTCCGTCGTGCGGAAGTAGAACTGCGGGCGGTAGCCCGTGAAGAACGGCGTATGCCGCCCTCCTTC from bacterium includes the following:
- the tuf gene encoding elongation factor Tu (EF-Tu; promotes GTP-dependent binding of aminoacyl-tRNA to the A-site of ribosomes during protein biosynthesis; when the tRNA anticodon matches the mRNA codon, GTP hydrolysis results; the inactive EF-Tu-GDP leaves the ribosome and release of GDP is promoted by elongation factor Ts; many prokaryotes have two copies of the gene encoding EF-Tu) — translated: EGGRHTPFFTGYRPQFYFRTTDVTGVAHLPDGTEMVMPGDNIEMTVELITPIAMDREQRFAIREGGRTVGSGVVTEIIE